From a region of the Lactuca sativa cultivar Salinas chromosome 4, Lsat_Salinas_v11, whole genome shotgun sequence genome:
- the LOC111887363 gene encoding uncharacterized protein LOC111887363 yields the protein MRMLGAKTLLIVLFLQALLVSMVTEAASANKVKRVKPPKPVKPVQEILTCKSRKSRCFMKRIKCPVECPKVKPKNPKDKACFLDCYSPKCEAVCKSRKPNCNGPGAACYDPRFIGGDGIVFYFHGKRNEHFSLISDSDLQINARFIGLRPEGRTRDYTWIQALGFKFGHHNFTLEAARTQKWDDDVDHIKLSYDGKELFIPEGHSSEWNSPEGDIQVERTATSNSLTVKVLDVAEISVNVIPVSEEDSKIHNYQIPTNDSFAHLEVQFRFFGLSSKVEGILGRTYRPDFENPAKPGVAMPVVGGDDKYKTSSLLAADCALCVFSPKEIKDGNDDSPMMEYGMLDCTGGGNGIICKK from the exons ATGAGGATGCTCGGTGCTAAAACCCTACTCATAGTTTTATTCTTACAAGCACTGTTGGTGTCGATGGTGACTGAAGCTGCATCTGCTAATAAGGTAAAACGTGTTAAACCTCCAAAGCCTGTGAAACCCGTTCAGGAGATTTTAACGTGCAAAAGCCGAAAAAGCAGATGTTTCATGAAGCGCATCAAGTGCCCCGTAGAATGCCCCAAGGTTAAACCAAAGAACCCTAAAGACAAAGCATGTTTTCTTGATTGTTATTCACCCAAATGCGAGGCCGTGTGTAAAt CACGTAAACCAAATTGCAATGGACCTGGAGCCGCATGCTACGACCCACGATTCATAGGTGGTGATGGAATTGTATTCTATTTTCATGGAAAAAGAAACGAGCATTTTAGTTTGATATCTGATTCCGACCTTCAAATTAACGCACGTTTTATTGGACTTAGACCTGAAGGTAGAACCCGTGACTATAcatggatccaagcattaggattcAAGTTTGGCCATCACAATTTCACTCTTGAAGCAGCGAGGACCCAAAAATGGGATGATGATGTTGATCATATAAAGTTATCATATGATGGGAAGGAATTGTTCATTCCAGAAGGCCATTCCTCCGAGTGGAATTCCCCAGAAGGCGACATACAAGTTGAAAGGACTGCAACGAGCAATAGTCTAACGGTGAAGGTACTAGATGTTGCTGAAATATCTGTTAACGTGATTCCTGTATCTGAGGAAGATAGCAAGATCCATAATTATCAGATTCCAACAAATGATAGTTTTGCTCATTTGGAAGTACAATTCCGATTCTTTGGCTTATCATCTAAAGTTGAAGGAATTCTTGGTAGAACTTACCGTCCTGATTTTGAGAATCCAGCAAAACCAGGAGTGGCAATGCCGGTGGTCGGTGGTGATGACAAGTACAAGACTAGTTCACTCCTTGCGGCTGATTGTGCTCTTTGCGTCTTTTCTCCTAAGGAAATCAAGGATGGAAATGATGACTCGCCAATGATGGAATATGGCATGTTAGATTGCACCGGAGGAGGAAATGGAATCATATGTAAGAAATAA